The Temnothorax longispinosus isolate EJ_2023e chromosome 7, Tlon_JGU_v1, whole genome shotgun sequence genome contains a region encoding:
- the LOC139815668 gene encoding DNA primase large subunit: MEYKARRRYTAVADASGLSNDYPHDIQMYDVPPVGEMSLEEFQELGFDRLKALRLVETTNCRGDLKTLEERKKAFCDSLKSDGLKYYANLLYADGSNPQSEEHSQTRRKDHISHFILRLVYCHDVEQTKWFVNQEVEFFKLRFSSLDKKGIEHLLSINNLNCVPISPDEKSELKEELSLSCGKVTNIDIADIYKVPFEKVIDLVRGRKVYLKAGMAYITHMDISSVFVSYFKENLITGLESARILFDNISDDERLTKYLTGLPSAFSGMARVVWSTTATPIDKLNDLSKTSFPLCMRTLHEALYANNHLKNSGRMQYGLFLKGIGVTLEDALRFWRDAFSKKTDGVAFERQYAYSIRHYFGKEGKRTNYTPYGCQKIISSSVGPGEYHGCPFRHMDRDSLCQKLTSCGVFASNMTEILDLAKDGQYHLACAKYFEVVHNKPASKPLLHPNAYFAESRAILTEDDDGKDMDNKEKFSQSTVGTPGSLSSRRSDKYPTPSRNTEFAGTPKRKDKYVTPTRNTDTTGTPLRKDQRTSYQTPSKKSKMTPVNIAEMLNDDDFTEFMDVDVDQS; this comes from the exons ATGGAATACAAGGCACGCCGGCGTTACACGGCCGTCGCGGACGCGAGTGGGCTCAGTAACGATTATCCTCACGACATACAGATGTACGATGTGCCCCCGGTCGGTGAAATGTCGCTGGAGGAGTTTCAGGAACTGGGATTCGATAGGTTGAAAG CGTTACGGTTGGTGGAGACGACGAATTGCAGAGGCGATCTGAAAACGCTCGAGGAACGCAAAAAAGCCTTTTGTGATTCTCTAAAATCCGACGGACTGAAGTACTATGCGAATCTGCTGTATGCCGATGGATCCAATCCGCAGTCGGAGGAGCATTCACAGACCAGGAGAAAAGATCACATATcgcattttattttgagaCTGGTGTATTGCCACGACGTCGAGCAAACCAAGTGGTTTGTCAATCAGGAAGTGGAATTCTTCAAATTGAGATTTAGCTCGTTAGATAAGAAGGGCATTGAGCACCTGTTGAGTATCAACAACCTGAATTGCGTGCCC ATTTCACCAGATGAGAAATCTGAGCTGAAAGAGGAGCTCAGTTTATCATGCGGGAAAGTTACAAATATTGATATCGCCGACATTTATAAAGTGCCTTTCGAGAAAGTCATTGACTTGGTCAGAGGACGTAAAGTGTACCTCAAAGCTGGGATGGCGTATATCACTCATATGGACATAAGCTCCGTGTTTGTTTcctattttaaagaaaatctaaTTACAGGATTAGAG AGTGCAAGAATTCTGTTCGATAATATATCTGATGATGAAAGATTGACCAAATACTTAACAGGTCTTCCTTCAGCCTTCTCTGGAATGGCACGTGTTGTGTGGTCAACCACAGCCACGCCCATCGACAAACTGAATgat TTGTCGAAAACGTCATTTCCGTTATGTATGAGAACACTTCACGAGGCGCTGTACGCCAACAACCATTTAAAGAACTCGGGGCGTATGCAGTATGGGTTATTCCTGAAAGGTATAGGTGTGACTTTAGAAGATGCTCTTCGTTTTTGGAGAGATGCATTCTCAAAAAAGACAGACGGGGTTGCATTTGAAAGACAATATGCGTACTCCATTAGGCACTATTTCGGTAAAGAGGGAAAGCGAACGAATTACACTCCGTACGgttgtcaaaaaattatatctagcTCTGTCGGGCCCGGAGAGTACCACGGATGTCCTTTCAGACATATGGATCGCGATTCGCTTTGCCAAAAGTTAACTAGCTGCGGTGTATTCGCCTCCA atatgaCCGAAATATTGGACTTGGCTAAAGATGGACAATATCACTTAGCATGTGCCAAGTATTTTGAAGTTGTGCACAATAAACCAGCAAGTAAACCACTCCTACATCCAAATGCATACTTTGCTGAAAGTCGTGCAATTTTAACCGAAGACGATGATGGTAAAG atatggataataaagagaaattttctcaaagTACGGTTGGAACTCCTGGAAGCCTGTCTTCAAGGAGAAGCGATAAATATCCTACACCTTCTAGAAATACAGAATTTGCTGGGACgccaaagagaaaagataaatatgttaCACCTACGAGAAATACAGATACAACTGGCACACCTTTGAGAAAGGATCAAAGAACGAGTTATCAAACGCCTTCAAAAAAGAGTAAAATGACACCAGTAAACATCGCGGAAATGCTGAACGACGATGATTTTACAGAATTTATGGATGTGGACGTAGATCAGAGTTAA
- the Tdh gene encoding L-threonine 3-dehydrogenase, mitochondrial → MLYKSIIHFSCHFTRNVRRNFHVTINPFNKMIKETGNAKETNSANTRNAVKPPRILITGGLGQLGTECAKLLRRNYGNENVILSDIIKPSEESLENGPFIFADILDFKGLQKTVVDYRIDWLIHFSALLSAVGEQNVPLAVRVNIEGMHNVIELAKQYKLRIFIPSTIGAFGPDSPRNPTPNVTVQRPRTIYGVSKVHAELLGEYYHHRFGLDFRCLRFPGVISSDPPGGGTTDYAVAVFHEGLLNKKYECYLEPTTRLPMIYIEDCLSALFQFLNTPNELLRRRVYNVTAMSFTPEELFSELLKYIPDLKITYKPDKRQHIAASWPQVFDDSEARRDWGWKHKYDLQRLVELMVRDVRTNFLPKHRLKEVNSYV, encoded by the exons ATGTTGTACAAAAGTATTATTCACTTCTCGTGTCACTTTACGAGAAACGTTCGTAGAAACTTCCACGTAACCATCAATCCTTTTAATAAGATGATCAAGGAAACAGGTAATGCCAAGGAAACTAATTCCGCTAATACAAGAAATGCAGTTAAACCTCCGCGGATACTAATAACAG GTGGTCTCGGACAATTGGGCACGGAATGCGCGAAATTGCTTCGTCGAAATTACGGTAATGAGAATGTCATACTGTCAGACATTATCAAGCCGTCGGAGGAGAGCTTGGAGAACGGGCCCTTCATCTTCGCCGACATCCTCGACTTCAAGGGTCTGCAGAAGACCGTCGTGGACTACAGAATCGACTGGCTGATCCACTTCAGCGCTCTGCTTAGCGCTGTCGGTGAACAAAACGTACCGCTAGCCGTCAGAGTCAATATCGAAG GAATGCACAACGTTATCGAGTTAGCGAAGCAGTATAAGCTGAGGATCTTTATACCGTCGACGATCGGCGCGTTCGGTCCCGACTCGCCGAGGAATCCCACCCCGAATGTCACGGTCCAACGACCTCGTACGATCTACGGTGTCAGCAAGGTCCACGCCGAGCTCTTAGGAGAGTATTATCATCATCGTTTCGGCCTCGACTTTCGGTGCCTCCGATTCCCCGGTGTAATCAGCAGCGATCCGCCCGGCGGTGGTACCACCG ATTACGCTGTAGCAGTATTTCACGAGGGACTGTTAAACAAGAAATACGAGTGTTACTTGGAGCCTACGACGAGGCTGCCGATGATATACATCGAGGATTGTCTGTCGGCACTTTTTCAGTTTCTGAATACACCTAACGAATTACTGCGTAGACGAGTTTATAACGTCACAGCCATGAGCTTCACACCCGAGGAACTGTTCAGCGAGCTCCTCAAGTATATACCGGATTTGAAAATCACCTACAAGCCAGATAAACGACAACACATCG CGGCAAGCTGGCCACAAGTTTTCGACGATAGCGAAGCACGACGGGATTGGGGATGGAAACACAAATATGATCTGCAGAGGTTGGTGGAGTTAATGGTACGAGACGTTAGAACGAATTTTCTACCAAAACATCGATTGAAAGAGGTCAATAGCTATGTATAA